The Equus asinus isolate D_3611 breed Donkey chromosome 22, EquAss-T2T_v2, whole genome shotgun sequence genome has a segment encoding these proteins:
- the TUBA8 gene encoding tubulin alpha-8 chain isoform X3 — MVDLEPTVVDEVRAGTYRQLFHPEQLITGKEDAANNYARGHYTVGKESIDLVLDRIRKLTDACSGLQGFLIFHSFGGGTGSGFTSLLMERLSLDYGKKSKLEFAIYPAPQVSTAVVEPYNSILTTHTTLEHSDCAFMVDNEAIYDICRRNLDIERPTYTNLNRLISQIVSSITASLRFDGALNVDLTEFQTNLVPYPRIHFPLVTYAPIISAEKAYHEQLSVAEITSSCFEPNSQMVKCDPRHGKYMACCMLYRGDVVPKDVNVAIAAIKTKRTIQFVDWCPTGFKVGINYQPPTVVPGGDLAKVQRAVCMLSNTTAIAEAWARLDHKFDLMYAKRAFVHWYVGEGMEEGEFSEAREDLAALEKDYEEVGTDSFEEENEGEEF, encoded by the exons ATGGTAGATCTGGAGCCTACTGTAGTAG ATGAGGTTCGGGCAGGAACCTACCGCCAACTCTTTCATCCAGAGCAGCTGATCACAGGAAAGGAGGACGCAGCTAACAACTATGCCCGGGGCCACTACACAGTGGGCAAGGAGAGCATCGACCTGGTGCTGGACCGCATACGGAAGCTG ACAGATGCCTGCTCTGGCCTGCAGGGCTTCCTGATCTTCCACAGTTTTGGTGGTGGCACTGGCTCAGGCTTCACTTCTCTGCTGATGGAACGCCTCTCTCTGGATTATGGCAAGAAGTCCAAGCTAGAGTTTGCTATTTACCCGGCTCCCCAGGTCTCTACTGCAGTAGTCGAGCCTTACAACTCTATCCTCACCACCCACACCACACTGGAACATTCAGATTGTGCTTTCATGGTGGATAATGAAGCCATCTATGACATCTGCCGCAGGAACCTAGACATTGAGCGTCCCACGTATACCAACCTCAACCGCCTCATCAGCCAGATTGTGTCCTCCATCACTGCCTCTCTCCGCTTTGATGGGGCTCTCAATGTGGACCTCACCGAGTTCCAGACCAACCTGGTGCCCTACCCCCGCATCCACTTCCCCCTGGTCACATATGCACCCatcatttctgctgagaaagcctATCATGAACAACTCTCTGTGGCTGAGATCACCAGCTCCTGCTTTGAACCCAACAGCCAGATGGTGAAGTGTGACCCGAGACATGGCAAGTACATGGCCTGCTGCATGCTCTACCGCGGGGATGTGGTGCCCAAGGATGTGAATGTTGCTATTGCCGCCATCAAGACCAAGAGGACCATCCAGTTTGTAGACTGGTGTCCCACAGGTTTCAAG gtGGGCATCAACTACCAGCCACCTACTGTGGTACCGGGAGGGGACCTGGCCAAAGTCCAGCGGGCTGTCTGCATGCTGAGCAACACCACAGCAATTGCGGAGGCCTGGGCCCGCCTTGACCACAAGTTTGACCTCATGTATGCCAAGCGGGCCTTTGTGCATTGGTATGTTGGAGAGGGAATGGAAGAAGGAGAATTTTCCGAGGCCAGGGAAGACCTGGCTGCCCTGGAGAAGGATTATGAAGAAGTGGGGACTGATTCGtttgaagaggaaaatgaaggggaggaattttaa
- the TUBA8 gene encoding tubulin alpha-8 chain isoform X2: protein MRECISVHVGQAGVQIGNACWELFCLEHGIQADGTFAAQTSKINDDDSFTTFFSETGNGKHVPRAVMVDLEPTVVDEVRAGTYRQLFHPEQLITGKEDAANNYARGHYTVGKESIDLVLDRIRKLTDACSGLQGFLIFHSFGGGTGSGFTSLLMERLSLDYGKKSKLEFAIYPAPQVSTAVVEPYNSILTTHTTLEHSDCAFMVDNEAIYDICRRNLDIERPTYTNLNRLISQIVSSITASLRFDGALNVDLTEFQTNLVPYPRIHFPLVTYAPIISAEKAYHEQLSVAEITSSCFEPNSQMVKCDPRHGKYMACCMLYRGDVVPKDVNVAIAAIKTKRTIQFVDWCPTGFKVGINYQPPTVVPGGDLAKVQRAVCMLSNTTAIAEAWARLDHKFDLMYAKRAFVHWYVGEGMEEGEFSEAREDLAALEKDYEEVGTDSFEEENEGEEF from the exons CACCTTTGCTGCCCAGACCAGCAAGATCAACGACGACGACTCATTCACCACCTTTTTCAGTGAGACTGGCAATGGGAAGCACGTGCCCCGGGCTGTCATGGTAGATCTGGAGCCTACTGTAGTAG ATGAGGTTCGGGCAGGAACCTACCGCCAACTCTTTCATCCAGAGCAGCTGATCACAGGAAAGGAGGACGCAGCTAACAACTATGCCCGGGGCCACTACACAGTGGGCAAGGAGAGCATCGACCTGGTGCTGGACCGCATACGGAAGCTG ACAGATGCCTGCTCTGGCCTGCAGGGCTTCCTGATCTTCCACAGTTTTGGTGGTGGCACTGGCTCAGGCTTCACTTCTCTGCTGATGGAACGCCTCTCTCTGGATTATGGCAAGAAGTCCAAGCTAGAGTTTGCTATTTACCCGGCTCCCCAGGTCTCTACTGCAGTAGTCGAGCCTTACAACTCTATCCTCACCACCCACACCACACTGGAACATTCAGATTGTGCTTTCATGGTGGATAATGAAGCCATCTATGACATCTGCCGCAGGAACCTAGACATTGAGCGTCCCACGTATACCAACCTCAACCGCCTCATCAGCCAGATTGTGTCCTCCATCACTGCCTCTCTCCGCTTTGATGGGGCTCTCAATGTGGACCTCACCGAGTTCCAGACCAACCTGGTGCCCTACCCCCGCATCCACTTCCCCCTGGTCACATATGCACCCatcatttctgctgagaaagcctATCATGAACAACTCTCTGTGGCTGAGATCACCAGCTCCTGCTTTGAACCCAACAGCCAGATGGTGAAGTGTGACCCGAGACATGGCAAGTACATGGCCTGCTGCATGCTCTACCGCGGGGATGTGGTGCCCAAGGATGTGAATGTTGCTATTGCCGCCATCAAGACCAAGAGGACCATCCAGTTTGTAGACTGGTGTCCCACAGGTTTCAAG gtGGGCATCAACTACCAGCCACCTACTGTGGTACCGGGAGGGGACCTGGCCAAAGTCCAGCGGGCTGTCTGCATGCTGAGCAACACCACAGCAATTGCGGAGGCCTGGGCCCGCCTTGACCACAAGTTTGACCTCATGTATGCCAAGCGGGCCTTTGTGCATTGGTATGTTGGAGAGGGAATGGAAGAAGGAGAATTTTCCGAGGCCAGGGAAGACCTGGCTGCCCTGGAGAAGGATTATGAAGAAGTGGGGACTGATTCGtttgaagaggaaaatgaaggggaggaattttaa